A region from the Arcanobacterium buesumense genome encodes:
- the nhaA gene encoding Na+/H+ antiporter NhaA has translation MPHRPSLIARYRRALQNEATAGIVLILGALIALIWANSPLRESYMHLSETVIGPQSLHLGLPLSHWAADGLLAIFFFVVGLELKHEFVAGSLRDIKQALVPILAAVCGMIGPVAVYSIIQVLSGSTIYDGWAVPVATDIAFALAVLGVFGKGFPPVVRTFLMTLAVVDDLLGIVIIAVFFSDGVNFLYLGLALIVVAIFGFLVQQRIIHWYLLWPLGIIAWYFMHLSGVHATIAGVALGMTVPALMKGKERKPLTEQLAERINFYSAGFILPIFAFFAAGVNVIDSGGFGAMLVDPVSMGIYLGLPLGKFLGIFGGVVLMIKVFRLKLGHGVDLPDIFAISWVAGIGFTVSLLIATLSFAEGNPHGPHARVAVILGSLLSLILGALFLIRRARQQQRGAIAKRPLHTESRRLRSQPTKRHKKHKKK, from the coding sequence ATGCCTCATCGTCCAAGCCTCATCGCCCGTTATCGGCGAGCGCTACAAAATGAAGCCACTGCCGGAATAGTCCTTATTTTAGGGGCACTTATTGCACTTATATGGGCTAATTCACCTCTACGTGAATCTTATATGCACCTATCGGAAACAGTGATCGGCCCCCAATCCTTACACTTAGGATTGCCGCTATCGCACTGGGCAGCCGATGGCCTGCTAGCTATCTTCTTCTTCGTCGTCGGACTCGAGCTCAAACACGAATTCGTTGCCGGATCACTGCGCGATATCAAACAAGCTCTTGTTCCCATTCTTGCAGCTGTCTGTGGCATGATCGGCCCGGTTGCCGTCTACTCTATTATTCAAGTTTTATCCGGCTCAACAATCTATGACGGCTGGGCAGTTCCAGTTGCTACTGATATCGCTTTCGCCCTCGCCGTCCTCGGAGTTTTCGGCAAAGGATTCCCGCCAGTAGTCCGAACCTTCCTCATGACTCTCGCAGTTGTTGACGATCTCCTCGGCATCGTCATTATCGCCGTCTTCTTCTCCGACGGAGTAAACTTCCTCTACCTCGGCCTCGCTCTCATCGTCGTAGCCATCTTCGGCTTCCTAGTACAACAACGTATCATTCACTGGTACTTACTGTGGCCACTGGGAATCATCGCTTGGTACTTCATGCACCTATCAGGAGTACACGCCACCATTGCCGGCGTTGCCCTAGGGATGACCGTTCCTGCCCTCATGAAAGGTAAAGAACGCAAACCCCTAACCGAACAGCTCGCCGAAAGAATCAACTTCTACTCCGCTGGCTTCATACTGCCAATTTTCGCGTTCTTTGCTGCCGGAGTCAACGTTATCGACTCAGGCGGCTTTGGCGCAATGCTCGTAGACCCCGTCTCCATGGGAATCTACCTAGGACTACCCTTAGGTAAATTCCTCGGCATTTTCGGCGGCGTCGTCCTCATGATCAAAGTTTTCCGGCTCAAACTCGGACACGGTGTTGACCTGCCCGATATTTTTGCTATCTCATGGGTCGCAGGAATCGGTTTTACTGTCTCTTTGCTCATCGCAACACTCAGTTTCGCCGAAGGTAACCCCCATGGGCCACACGCCCGCGTCGCCGTTATTCTCGGCTCTCTCCTCTCTCTCATCCTAGGGGCACTATTCCTTATCCGTCGTGCCCGGCAACAACAGCGAGGAGCCATCGCTAAGCGGCCACTACATACCGAATCGCGCAGACTGCGTAGCCAGCCTACAAAGAGGCACAAGAAACACAAGAAGAAGTAA
- a CDS encoding Ppx/GppA phosphatase family protein codes for MRVAGIDCGTNSIRLLIADVDARGVLTDIVRRMEIVRLGQGVDRIGELDPQALARTFAAIDDYANDIAKYKCESIVFAATSATRDARNRDVFISGVRERLGVSPQVFSGIQEARTSFAGAIQTLTGPLDPVLAIDLGGGSTELVLGTRDGDIISAFSMDVGSVRMRERRLVSDPATSAEIDAARHDIRQALDEAEQHVNLGQARTIVGLAGTITSVAALSLGLTEYDPQRIHGLQMSVGHIEQATQWFIDATFDERRSVAFLHPQRADVMNAGALVWQEVVRRIVLRSEQAGHRLDSVMISEHDILDGLALRAAGVLA; via the coding sequence GTGCGCGTTGCAGGAATTGATTGTGGCACTAACTCCATTCGTTTATTAATCGCAGACGTTGATGCTCGTGGTGTGCTTACCGATATTGTGCGCCGTATGGAGATTGTGCGCTTGGGGCAAGGTGTGGATCGAATCGGTGAACTTGATCCGCAGGCTTTGGCTCGTACGTTCGCAGCAATTGACGATTATGCGAATGATATTGCGAAGTATAAATGTGAGTCGATTGTTTTTGCAGCAACATCGGCGACTCGTGACGCGCGCAATCGCGATGTTTTTATCTCGGGTGTGCGGGAACGGCTTGGTGTTAGCCCACAAGTGTTTAGTGGTATTCAAGAGGCGCGAACGTCATTTGCGGGGGCTATTCAGACCTTGACGGGTCCACTGGATCCAGTTTTAGCAATTGATCTTGGTGGCGGTTCTACCGAACTTGTTTTAGGTACGAGGGACGGCGATATTATCAGCGCATTTTCGATGGACGTTGGTTCGGTGCGGATGCGGGAACGTCGGCTAGTTTCAGATCCGGCAACGAGTGCGGAGATTGACGCGGCGCGTCATGATATTCGCCAGGCATTAGACGAAGCAGAACAGCATGTTAATCTGGGGCAAGCTCGCACTATTGTGGGCTTGGCTGGAACGATCACTTCTGTTGCAGCGCTTTCGTTGGGTCTTACTGAGTATGATCCGCAACGAATTCATGGTTTACAGATGAGTGTTGGCCACATTGAGCAGGCAACGCAGTGGTTTATTGATGCTACCTTCGATGAGCGCAGGAGTGTTGCCTTCTTACATCCTCAGCGCGCTGATGTGATGAATGCTGGGGCGTTGGTGTGGCAAGAAGTTGTTCGTCGCATTGTGTTGCGCAGTGAACAGGCTGGGCATCGGCTCGATTCGGTGATGATTTCGGAACATGATATTTTAGACGGCTTAGCGTTGCGAGCAGCGGGCGTGTTAGCGTAG
- a CDS encoding DUF501 domain-containing protein, translated as MTTISLDVLQRVARNATEIRPGDREILTAQLGRDPRGLVGIGARCVCGAPAVTITYPRLPDGSPFPTLFYLSYPWLVREISRIESAGEMVAYNERLANDQEYAASHVRAHESYVARRDLLKEVPEIAGKSAGGMPDRVKCLHALAGYALAVGPGVCPVGDEVLAQAGWDPNVCHCSSTDDDENAPVQA; from the coding sequence ATGACAACGATTTCCCTTGACGTTTTACAACGCGTGGCGCGCAATGCCACCGAGATCCGCCCTGGAGATAGGGAGATTTTGACTGCCCAACTAGGGCGAGATCCACGCGGCTTAGTTGGTATTGGTGCCCGCTGTGTGTGTGGTGCTCCAGCGGTGACGATTACCTATCCGCGGTTGCCTGATGGCTCTCCTTTCCCAACATTGTTTTACCTGTCCTACCCGTGGCTAGTTCGTGAGATTTCTCGGATTGAAAGCGCCGGTGAGATGGTGGCGTATAACGAGCGGCTAGCTAACGATCAGGAGTATGCGGCCAGTCATGTGCGGGCACATGAATCTTATGTTGCTCGCCGTGATTTACTAAAGGAGGTTCCAGAGATTGCTGGTAAGTCAGCCGGTGGAATGCCTGATCGGGTGAAGTGTTTACATGCGTTAGCTGGGTATGCGTTGGCAGTAGGTCCAGGAGTATGCCCGGTAGGCGATGAAGTATTAGCGCAGGCAGGGTGGGATCCGAATGTTTGCCATTGTTCTTCGACTGACGACGACGAGAACGCACCGGTGCAGGCATAG
- a CDS encoding FtsB family cell division protein, whose protein sequence is MVRRPVKRSSGTSGSFRAPTPQQHAHKPGSGRKKSKPQSRPSSSRKTEAGSRSRFTREHHLVIQGQQKTHRISLRLATVMLFVLLAVLIVANPLTQYLAQQEEIRKAKAGLVLVKERVDALEEEKALWSDPVFIQAKARERLGFVMPGQTLYTTTDPDKGSATEQLNARTEEVTRLRREQTPFFVTGWDSITVAGQIGEIENPQHTPILNEPLPDTPPESAETPPDATDTPPESPDSPESKDTNE, encoded by the coding sequence ATGGTCCGTCGTCCTGTAAAGCGCTCATCCGGTACATCCGGATCTTTTCGTGCGCCTACTCCTCAGCAGCATGCGCATAAACCCGGTAGCGGACGAAAAAAATCAAAGCCGCAGTCGCGTCCGTCGTCGTCACGAAAAACTGAAGCTGGCTCGCGCTCGCGTTTTACCCGGGAGCATCATCTTGTTATTCAAGGGCAGCAGAAAACCCATCGAATTTCTCTTCGCTTAGCGACGGTGATGCTGTTTGTTCTCCTTGCTGTTTTGATCGTAGCTAATCCACTCACACAATACTTAGCGCAGCAAGAAGAGATTCGGAAAGCAAAAGCAGGATTAGTGCTTGTCAAAGAACGTGTGGATGCCTTAGAAGAAGAAAAAGCTTTGTGGAGCGATCCGGTTTTTATTCAAGCTAAAGCTCGTGAACGTTTGGGATTCGTTATGCCTGGGCAGACGTTATATACAACGACTGATCCGGATAAGGGATCTGCTACCGAACAGTTGAATGCTCGAACTGAAGAAGTTACTCGCTTGCGCCGTGAACAAACACCATTTTTCGTCACCGGTTGGGACTCTATTACGGTTGCTGGACAAATCGGTGAAATAGAAAATCCGCAGCACACTCCAATTTTGAATGAGCCGTTGCCGGATACCCCACCGGAGTCTGCGGAAACCCCGCCGGATGCTACGGATACGCCACCGGAATCGCCAGATTCCCCTGAATCAAAGGATACGAACGAATGA